Proteins from a single region of Primulina tabacum isolate GXHZ01 chromosome 5, ASM2559414v2, whole genome shotgun sequence:
- the LOC142547820 gene encoding enoyl-CoA hydratase 2, peroxisomal-like codes for IFDLIAYFTSEVPSWLEKSGLDPQLIISHEFPQSTFTYTERDAALYALGVGACSKDAVDDQELKYVYHRDGQQAIEVLPTFSTLFSFGLQSQIAQIPGLQFDQRLLLHGQQYIEIYKPLPSNGCILNKISVAGLHDKGKAAVLEMEILSYEKESNELLCMNRMAVYLRGSGGFSKSSQPYSFIKYPSSQTLAYKIPKTQPFAVFEESTQPSQALLYRLSGDYNPLHSDPMVAEIAGFSRPILHGLCSLGFAVRAIIKCICRGDQSMIKNISGKFLLHVYPGETLITEMWLDGLRVLYQVEVRERKKTVLSGVVSLTRLSSSL; via the exons ATTTTCGATTTGATTGCATATTTCACCTCTGAAGTTCCATCATGGCTGGAAAAATCAGGGCTTGATCCTCAGCTTATCATTTCTCACGAGTTTCCCCAG TCTACATTCACTTATACTGAAAG GGATGCTGCGCTATATGCACTGGGTGTTGGGGCATGTTCGAAAGATGCTGTCGATGATCAAGAACTCAAATATGTTTATCATCGAGATGGTCAGCAAGCCATTGAG GTTTTACCAACATTTTCCACACTATTTTCTTTTGGACTTCAGTCACAGATAGCTCAAATACCAGGTTTACA ATTTGATCAACGCCTTTTATTACATGGACAACAATACATAGAAATTTACAAACCCCTACCATCTAATGGTTGT AtactaaataagatatctgttgCTGGGTTGCATGATAAAG GTAAGGCAGCAGTCCTGGAGATGGAAATTTTAAGTTATGAAAAAGAGTCTAACGAGTTGCTATGCATGAATCG GATGGCAGTTTATCTAAGAGGTTCTGGAGGCTTCTCGAAGTCATCCCAACCTTACTCATTTATCAAGTACCCGTCCAGCCAGACCTTGGcttataaaattcccaaaactCAACCATTTGCTGTTTTTGAAGAATCTACGCAACCATCACAG GCTTTGCTATACAGACTATCTGGTGACTATAATCCATTGCACTCAGATCCTATGGTGGCAGAAATTGCAGG ATTCTCTCGTCCAATATTGCATGGACTTTGCTCTCTTGGATTCGCAGTCAGAGCCATCATCAAATGTATTTGTCGAGGTGATCAAAGTATGATTAAGAACATATCAGGGAAATTTCTATTGCATGTCTATCCTGGCGAAACTTTGATAACAGAAATGTGGCTTGATGGCTTGAG AGTACTGTATCAGGTGGAGGTCAGAGAACGAAAGAAGACCGTGCTTTCTGGTGTAGTAAGTCTTACTCGTCTGAGTTCATCTCTTTGA
- the LOC142544652 gene encoding uncharacterized protein LOC142544652, which translates to MTTDASSSLLSQSEQQKLIKKLGIFMIQGTDKRGLPILRIIGKLFPGKLVGVEALKKFLEAEIFPSLSGGRFSVVYVHSGVNRRENSPGILAMKSVFDAVPAEVGQNVEAVYFLHPSLQCRLFLATFGRLLFSGAAAGFYGKMRYVNTLNLLRNNVRWDQIEMPEFVYEYDEEKEEVEYCPTMDFGLESDHPRLSIYRAPSLDWSVSTYSMRSIA; encoded by the exons ATGACCACTGATGCTTCCTCTTCTCTCCTCTCCCAATCCGAACAGCAGAAACTCATAAAGAAACTGGGCATATTCATGATTCAAGGCACAGACAAACGAGGCCTCCCGATCCTCCGCATCATAGGAAAACTCTTTCCTG ggAAGCTGGTTGGTGTGGAGGCGTTGAAGAAATTCTTGGAGGCTGAGATATTCCCTAGTTTGAGTGGAGGACGATTCTCGGTTGTGTATGTGCACTCTGGAGTTAACAGAAGAGAGAATTCTCCTGGGATTTTAGCCATGAAATCCGTGTTCGATGCTGTTCCTGCTGAAGTTGGGCAGAACGTGGAAGCCGTTTATTTCCTGCACCCGTCTCTTCAATGTCGCCTCTTTCTTGCCACCTTTGGCCGTCTCCTCTTCTCCGGTGCCGCCGCCGG GTTTTACGGTAAGATGAGATACGTGAATACGTTGAATCTCTTGAGAAACAACGTAAGGTGGGACCAAATCGAGATGCCTGAATTTGTGTACGAATACGATGAAGAGAAGGAAGAAGTGGAGTACTGTCCCACCATGGATTTTGGGCTGGAGAGTGATCATCCCAGATTATCGATTTACAGGGCCCCCAGTTTGGACTGGTCTGTATCTACTTATTCCATGAGGTCCATAGCCTAG
- the LOC142547819 gene encoding uncharacterized protein LOC142547819: MEVSQSPFRSISLPSRLHPIHATKFEAESRKLKSCFSKTVPITSEAFQSGLSGLADLYNSVEELTHYHAAQQALIRRHQQDECTVGSIELLDSCNAIKELVQMIKDNVRSLQSALRRKGLENSGIQEDVAKYFCCRMKMKKDIGKTLKTLKNLENKNGEGNFISAFEEVRGITIVIFKCLLIFLSWPMAKHGGWNLVAKLMIKKSAGSSREFNMISEMGSVDVALNSLQGRIGNGGARVLDAQMMQRLKNLDSCLEGIESGLERLFRHLLRSRVTLLNILTDQ, translated from the coding sequence ATGGAGGTTTCACAATCTCCCTTTAGGTCCATTAGCTTGCCTTCAAGGCTACACCCCATTCATGCCACGAAATTTGAAGCTGAGTCAAGAAAGCTTAAATCTTGTTTTTCAAAAACAGTTCCCATTACCTCAGAAGCCTTTCAATCTGGTCTATCGGGCTTAGCAGATTTGTACAATTCTGTTGAGGAACTAACACATTACCATGCCGCTCAACAAGCACTTATCCGTCGACATCAACAGGATGAATGCACTGTGGGCTCGATCGAGTTGCTGGATTCTTGCAACGCTATAAAAGAGCTTGTTCAAATGATCAAAGATAATGTTCGATCCCTTCAATCAGCCCTGCGACGAAAGGGCTTGGAGAACTCCGGCATTCAAGAAGATGTAGCCAAATATTTTTGTTGCAGAATGAAAATGAAGAAAGATATAGGCAAGACCCTAAAAACACTCAAGAATTTGGAGAACAAGAATGGAGAAGGAAACTTTATTAGTGCTTTCGAAGAAGTGAGGGGGATCACTATTGTCATTTTCAAGTGTCTTctaatattcttgtcttggccGATGGCTAAGCACGGGGGTTGGAATTTGGTGGCAAAGTTGATGATAAAAAAATCAGCGGGTTCTAGCAGAGAATTTAACATGATTAGTGAAATGGGCAGTGTGGATGTCGCACTAAATTCCCTACAAGGAAGAATTGGAAATGGTGGGGCCAGGGTTCTTGACGCACAAATGATGCAAAGATTGAAAAATCTTGATTCTTGCCTTGAAGGTATTGAGTCAGGATTAGAAAGATTGTTTAGGCATTTACTTAGAAGTAGAGTCACACTTCTCAACATTCTCACCGACCAGTAA